The sequence CCCCGGAGCCGCCGGCTCGGTTTGCGTTCCCATGCCGGTGCCAGCGTGGCCACCTCGTAACGaacagccgacgggtacgcaactctccccgcgccgcgacACATCCACGATCCACACTGCCCACACGCACCtacgagaatttgtaaactacgCGGAGTTGCGGACGAGCAAACGCTGTCGTAAACAATGTTTTCTACTTtccaattctgtgttttatttactttgctaactcattccaaactgcttttgtcgatagtttattgaggaaaaaacattttcaatttctatTGTGGTGTTCATACACCGTTGGCACTGTAACTAAAGTAACCGAGACTGTTCATTATtaccatttatgtttacattcattgcactatttgataaaaaaaaataataataattgcactatttcaattgaaacatgttcagaaagcttagttggcttaagatgcctgtttttttttttccttttatggttttatatacattttaaatattttttaaattttagaaaaatgttcagaaatgtgaagattagtctaaaaatatgaaaaataaataaataaataaattgtattctggaaattatttttaaagaatcgtgaCATGAGATTTTGACCATATTGCCCACCCCTAGTTTACAGTATATGGCATCTTTATGGGCATTACTTACTTTAACCAATAAAAGAATAGATGACAATCGTACAAAAAGactgataataaaataataaaaaagaatccCACCTGAAAAGAAACTGCCGATTAAGATTGGACCAGTCAATGGTGTCCATGTCAACCACGTGAATGAGGCGGAACCCAGACAGGGCCTGCAACAACACAACCTTGTTGGAACAAAGCTGAGGGCGCTCTCATTGCTTTGAATGCATTTCCTACCAAATCTTTAAGCAGTTCACAGCCAAGTCCACCTGCGCCGATCACCAAAATCTTGCACGTCTCCAACAGGAATTGGAGAGACTGAGACGACACGCGCGTCAAGACGGTATCAAGTCATCGCTCACGCAATGTTCATTCAGTCGTCCGAGTGGCCTCGCTCACCTCTGTGCTGGCCTCAAAATCAGGATGTGTGAACGGACCGGGCCTCTCCAGGAACTTCCTCACGTGATTCCACCGGCCGTCCCAGTCGCAGGCACCACCATCTACTGCCATTCTAAAACCACagcacagcacacacacactcactcttAGGAGTTCATCTTGAATTAATAAAATCATAACAGTAATCCAAGACGAACAGCCAGTGGCGACTGGCGCTATTCAGAAAATGTGGTTTAGATTTTGCCACTCATCACAAAAGGCAACAAACTTCTAAATTGAAGACCAACAGTGTTCCTTCTACAAAATTGCAAATTGTCTTCATATGTAATAATTTTGAGATATTGCCAAGGATGTTTTGTTCaccaattctttttttaaatgaattttgatACTATTTTCCTTGACTTCTTGTCACTAAATGAGTTATCCATCAACTTGTGTGGGTTGTATCTCTACAGTTTAAGGTGGAGAGgtgattatatatgtatatggtcTCAAAGTCATAACGGCCCACTGACATAAGCCAGAACTACAATGTGACCAGctacaaaaatgagttttatcCCCCTGGTACGGGGAATATAAATAAGTTGACACACCTCTGCTCAAATGCCAGCTTTTGCGGCATAAAAATAACTGATCCCCaggataaatcatttcaattttTACCACTATTGATTTGATTTATCACCTGTAAAACTCAAGGAGAgaagtaaaattaaaaactgagatattgtgattgcaaaagtgagcacaccctCATAACAGGGATGTGGCTGTGGTCAGAATtacccaatcacattcaaactcatgatAAACAcgagttaactttttttttccctctctctctgctTTCTCCCACAGGATTGAATGTAAGGGTGAGACAAATGTGACTTTTACAATTATAGTAAAATGTTCAAACATAGTTTCATTGAACCATAACAATAATTCCCAAACACAGAATGTGTTCTGGTCTGATGAAACtctgaaagactttttttttttttaattcgattTGAATTGAacaggttataggtcacattaatggtgaaaaggtttttaaattatttatctcCATCAACTGTACTGCCGCACATATTGATGGTTCGTGATTCGTTGGGTTATTAGCTCCACTTTCTAAGCAACTTCCCTGACAGTTTGCCAGCAGGCTACAATGGTGATAAAACAACAATTTGTCATAATTAGTGCTAGGTTTATGTATGAAAACGTTCATAAATTAGCTACCTAACACCAAATACATGATTCGAAGTCATTAAACCGCATTTCTTCCAGTGTTGGTATTTAGTTCAAATGTCATATAAACACCTGAGCAGGCCAGACACCTTATTTAAACGAGGCCAGTTTCTCAAAACAATTTACTTCCAGATAAATACGCGTGTACCTAATAATGTGGCCAGAAGATGTCACGATATGTTTGTTGCTGAATCGTTCGTCAAAATAAAGAAACGTTAAGAGAACATTTGGATACATTGGTATTAGTGAGTGACAGTAAgctactgtacagtatttagtCAGGCTGTGCCTAAAATATGTGAATGTTCGTTCATGTCTTCTGGCCTGACTGTTTAACGCAACCCTTCTGCCGGGCAGCCACAGAGAAACCTTTCATTAGTATTCGTCACTAACTTCTCTGTCAGGTCCTCTATTcgccttcttttcttctccctgTAAGAAAAAAACGGGAATAGATTTGAATCATGCCGCGTTAGTGTCAAACTGCGAGTCGTTTAACTCCGATTTAATGGCATTTTTCATCCATCGAGACTTACGGCTCCTCGGCATCCGCCATACTTTCACGGTCCCATGTCCTCGAGTGTGACGGGGGAGTTCGCGAGCGTCAAAGCTGCGCAGCACGACGCAGCTTCGGGGAAACGCAGGATGAGAAAcacagaatactttttttttttattctctctgAATACCGAACGCGGACTTACCCGTAAATAGTATTCAatgtgattttcattgaatataAAATTAAATCATGACGTTTGTAGTTATCGTTTGGTACTGCTTCAAAACTCACTTCCGGTGACCAGAAACGGGGACATTCATCCCTTATGAAACAAAACTGTGTTACACTGAAAAACATGTAtatataaaactaaaaaaaaaaaatgaattaaaaaaaaaacattaatgtgCTTCCCAGTTCCTTGTTTTACTATCGCGAGCGTTTACCGTCACATCCGACTGGCTGCTCCCAGTGTACGGCAATGGTCAGCTGACCTGTCACGCACACAAGCAACGTCGCAGTTTCTGTAATATTTGTTGAGAGCTTCCCTACTTCACGTTGACGTCATGGCAGCCAAAATGGAGCTTGCACCTCTCAGACCGTGGGATGATTTCTACCCCGGAACGGAGCGCTTCGCCAAGCCAGAGTTCGGAGATGTGACAAAGTGGAACAACAGAGTTATCAGTAATTTAATGTACTACCAGACGAACTACTTCGCCGCAGCCGTGGTGGTTTTCCTCATCGTTGGGTTAGTACCAGCGAACACAGATTAGCTTGGGTTTACTTAGCGtgcatactttttgttttttgaacccACACCCATCGTGACTTCAGTCGCTATTCAGGGTGTTTTACGTCAACAGACAACTCGTAGCTCATTGTATGTAATCCCTCGCATTCTTGCGTTATTATGCACTTGCTGAGTGTCGAACAGTCGCACGAATATAAAGTATAGTGGTGGTCAAACGTTGTATAACAAGTAGCACCCCCTAAAATACTTGGATCTAAAAGTAATTGCCTAGTAGACCCACGCGTTCATCAGAAACGTGGCAGAGATTTTATTCTTCTAATTATTGTTGGTGGATGATGGATTGTTGATTAGATTTACCGCATTTCCGTTCTTTGATCTGATCTGCCCTCAAAGCAAAATGACTTGCATGCAGTCAAGACGTACAGAAAATTTTGCTGAACAATTTTGCAGGACTTTCCATTTCCACATGTAGGCTAATATATAGTGGAAACGCTCATTAATGATGCTACACACTTTTGGGACCCTTAAATAGTATTTAATAACATTCTTTAATGACTAAAGTATCTTTGACCTTCTCattttaatatccatccattcaatattgtttttgttctaGAGTCACAGTAAACTGGTGTTAGATTAGGCCTATCCTAGTTTACTAGGAAGGAAAGGCGGGGCACAcgctaaactggttgccagccaattgcagggcacatataaacaaatgagatTGAGTTAGACCCCGACTTTAAGAAGTATGGAGCCACATGCAGAAGGAGGTCTAATCTGTCCAAAATGGTTCCTCTTCTTATACTGTCctgccacccccccccaaaaaaaggagtGCAACTGATTTGTCTATGTGACAATGTGTGACTTCATGGTCTTAACTGGTTCCAAATGGTAAATGTGCAAGGGTGCAGATTGATTCAGTAGGGAGATGAAGAACCAGGAAAAAGGTCACAGTGACAAGTCTAGCCAAGCTCGGGCTCAAGTCACCAATCTACTAATGTGCCAAAGAGGCTTAATCTAACAATTTAGACATCTTACCTAATGGCTACCATGCTACTTttaactgaatatttttttgactcatttctttctctctctctctttctctgctGTTGCTGTTATTGACCACCAGCACATTACTTTAAAATACAATACTGTCCTAAATGGCTAAAACGCCACCGTCCATTTTGCAGGTTCATGAACCCACTCGGCATGTTTCTCGGAGGAGCTGTGGTAACGTTGGTATTCATGGGTTCCGTGTGGGCCGGGGAGAATCAAGCCACCATCAAGAACTTCAAGAGGAAGAACCCCACTCTGTTTGTCATCGGCGTCATGGTCACCAGCTACTTCCTGCTGTCGCTGTTTGGCGGTGTTATGGTCTTCATCTTTGGCATCACCTTCCCGCTGCTGTGTAAGTCTTTATGTTGATTGACATGTTTCCTTTTCGCGATTAACTttggtgtatttattttctaCGCTACTTTGCCTTCACTGGATTCCATGCTTGTTGTTTGCTGTTTATTGTGTCTTaatacatttgatttattttagcaTGGTTGCATTCTACagtgtaatttttttcttttcttctttttctctggCCATATATACAAACTTTGCTTTGAATggtcagaccttttttttttttttttattattattattattgacatgTTTCACtggaattactttttttttttttttttttcccttaacctCTCACCATCTCATTCCCATTTCCTTCACTGTGTAGTTGTTCTGATATTGGATTATCGGCACATGTTGGCTACTAACAAAATGACTGACTGACAGACATGCGTATTAGAGGCAAAAAATAATATCTCCAAGTCTGTTGGCATGAACGATACTGTTGACTCAAAGTAAAGCCCACTGCAAAACTGTAGGGGGAGCCAAAACAATCCAAGTAATTATTTACTGCTGCTTCAAGTATGcagttacaatattgtaaaatcgCCAACCACACCTGTATGGTCTTAATGTTGATCTAAATTCTaacgttgttttgttttctttatatATTGGAGTTTGGCCAACATTGCCTTACTGGTGTTTTATAGAGGCCTCAATGACTCAGACAGGAAAGCATAATTGAGGTTTTGTTGCAGCTGAACAAGTTTCCAAACTCTCATTCTGACTCACTGCTCAATTAAAAGAGAACATGCATTGATACTGGAAACTATTTTCaccagttttagtttttttttttttctttctcttctccCACTACATGTGATCGTTAAAGCGAACCTTAGAGCTTTAACATGCCGCTGGAGGCAGC is a genomic window of Festucalex cinctus isolate MCC-2025b chromosome 2, RoL_Fcin_1.0, whole genome shotgun sequence containing:
- the LOC144013542 gene encoding PRA1 family protein 3-like, with product MAAKMELAPLRPWDDFYPGTERFAKPEFGDVTKWNNRVISNLMYYQTNYFAAAVVVFLIVGFMNPLGMFLGGAVVTLVFMGSVWAGENQATIKNFKRKNPTLFVIGVMVTSYFLLSLFGGVMVFIFGITFPLLLILIHASLRLRNMKNKLENKMEVVGMKKTPMGIIMDLLDQQEERVNKIQDYLESKLKQ